The Sphingomonas sp. KR3-1 genome contains a region encoding:
- the rpmG gene encoding 50S ribosomal protein L33, protein MAKPTTVKIKLVSTADTGFFYVTKKNPRTQTEKFSFRKYDPVVRKHVEFKEAKIK, encoded by the coding sequence ATGGCCAAGCCGACCACTGTCAAGATCAAGCTCGTCAGCACGGCGGACACGGGTTTCTTCTACGTCACGAAGAAGAATCCGCGCACCCAGACCGAGAAGTTCTCGTTCCGCAAGTACGACCCGGTCGTGCGCAAGCATGTCGAGTTCAAGGAAGCGAAGATCAAGTAA
- a CDS encoding TMEM165/GDT1 family protein produces MEALVPAFLLAVITQLCDKPATLSAILADRYGRPLTVAVAAGLGQAATNFAAGLGGILIAPMMTPNARALLLAMALIFGALGTIGSNRVKDRLDGWKLGSFVTAFLAVLVLSFGESTPFFTLALSTGGQPWFAAAGASIGAFAVMFVAAVLGERIWAAVPWRWLRILSGIAFMGAGIWIGLGALRLT; encoded by the coding sequence ATGGAAGCTCTGGTCCCGGCCTTCCTGCTGGCCGTCATTACCCAGCTTTGCGACAAGCCGGCGACGCTCAGCGCGATCCTCGCCGATCGCTATGGCCGTCCGCTCACCGTGGCGGTCGCCGCCGGGCTGGGGCAGGCCGCGACCAATTTCGCCGCCGGCCTGGGCGGCATCCTCATCGCGCCGATGATGACTCCCAACGCCCGCGCGCTGCTGCTGGCAATGGCACTGATCTTCGGCGCGCTCGGAACGATCGGATCGAACCGCGTGAAGGACCGGCTCGACGGCTGGAAGCTCGGCTCGTTCGTCACCGCGTTCCTGGCCGTGCTGGTCCTCTCCTTCGGCGAGAGCACCCCCTTCTTCACCCTGGCGCTGTCGACCGGCGGCCAGCCCTGGTTCGCCGCGGCGGGCGCGTCGATCGGCGCCTTCGCGGTCATGTTCGTCGCGGCGGTGCTCGGCGAGCGGATCTGGGCGGCCGTGCCCTGGCGCTGGCTGCGCATCCTCAGCGGCATCGCCTTCATGGGCGCCGGCATCTGGATCGGGCTCGGCGCGCTGCGCCTGACCTGA
- a CDS encoding DNA starvation/stationary phase protection protein, whose translation MADTNAALRTPTDLNRNDTKSVADALNSALADCFALYFKTKNFHWHVSGPHFRDYHLLLDDQAAQIYGITDAIAERVRKTGNSTLRSIGDIARRQTLKDNDADYVAPGDMLAELREDNLKLVESFRAVKQAAEDAGDNATSGIVDEWTDQAEERAWFLFEASRKG comes from the coding sequence ATGGCAGACACGAACGCGGCGCTCCGCACCCCCACCGATCTCAACCGCAACGACACCAAGAGCGTGGCGGACGCGCTGAACAGCGCGCTGGCCGATTGCTTCGCGCTCTATTTCAAGACCAAGAACTTCCACTGGCACGTCTCGGGCCCGCATTTCCGCGACTATCATCTGCTGCTCGATGACCAGGCGGCGCAGATCTACGGCATCACCGATGCGATCGCGGAGCGCGTGCGCAAGACCGGCAACAGCACGCTGCGCTCGATCGGCGACATCGCCCGCCGCCAGACGCTCAAGGACAATGACGCGGACTATGTCGCGCCCGGCGACATGCTCGCCGAGCTGCGCGAGGACAATCTCAAGCTGGTCGAGAGCTTCCGCGCGGTGAAGCAGGCGGCCGAGGATGCCGGCGACAATGCCACCTCGGGAATCGTCGACGAATGGACCGACCAGGCCGAGGAGCGCGCCTGGTTCCTGTTCGAGGCTTCGCGCAAGGGCTGA
- a CDS encoding metallophosphoesterase: protein MQAILKWLIGLAALAVVAGGGMYLYARHEARSDPVVRRARLALSGWPEGAKPVTVALLSDIHIGSGAMDAERLTRIADQIAATHPDLVLIAGDFIYGHDPAESARLAPGLTAPLARLRPPLGVIAVPGNHDHWTGAGPVRRALEAAGVTVLANQAVRRGPLTILGFDDSFSGHADVAATLRSAAGLGGVAVALTHSPGLIPRLPPSVNLLLAGHTHCGQVVFPLIGAATDWPDPPKRLYDPRYRCGVVHDPERTVIVTAGMGTSGPALRLGAPPDFWLLTLVPAVIAPTRKAG from the coding sequence ATGCAGGCGATTCTCAAATGGCTGATCGGGCTGGCCGCGCTGGCCGTCGTGGCGGGCGGCGGCATGTATCTCTATGCCCGGCATGAGGCGCGCAGCGATCCGGTGGTGCGGCGCGCGCGGCTGGCGCTTTCCGGCTGGCCCGAAGGCGCGAAGCCGGTGACCGTGGCACTGCTCAGCGACATCCATATCGGCAGTGGCGCGATGGACGCCGAACGGCTGACGCGCATCGCCGACCAGATCGCGGCGACGCATCCCGACCTCGTGCTGATCGCCGGCGATTTCATCTACGGCCATGACCCCGCCGAGAGCGCGCGCCTGGCACCCGGGCTTACCGCACCGCTTGCGCGATTGCGCCCGCCGCTCGGGGTGATTGCGGTGCCGGGCAACCACGATCACTGGACCGGCGCCGGGCCGGTGCGTCGTGCGCTGGAGGCGGCGGGCGTGACCGTGCTCGCCAACCAGGCCGTGCGGCGCGGGCCGCTCACGATCCTGGGCTTCGACGACAGCTTCTCGGGGCACGCCGATGTCGCCGCGACCTTGCGCTCGGCCGCCGGTCTGGGCGGCGTGGCGGTCGCGCTCACCCATTCGCCCGGGCTGATCCCCCGCCTGCCGCCGAGCGTGAACCTGCTGCTGGCGGGGCACACGCATTGCGGGCAGGTGGTGTTTCCGCTGATTGGCGCGGCGACCGACTGGCCCGATCCTCCCAAGCGGCTCTATGATCCGCGCTATCGGTGCGGCGTGGTGCATGATCCGGAGCGCACCGTCATCGTCACCGCTGGCATGGGCACCAGCGGACCGGCGCTGCGGCTCGGCGCACCGCCTGATTTCTGGCTGCTTACCCTGGTGCCGGCAGTAATAGCGCCGACACGAAAAGCGGGTTAG
- a CDS encoding cisplatin damage response ATP-dependent DNA ligase: MRAFADLLDSLIYTRSRNAKLRLIGDYLRATPDPDRGWAMAALTGTLDLPAVKPALLRAMIEARVDPVLYAMSRDFVGDSAETIALLWPEPAVPPEDAAPLTVSDVVATLGSISKSDAQAALAAMLDRLEADERFALLKLATGALRVGISARLAKTALAQAFGLDVDAVEEVWHGLTPPYAPLFDWAEGRGAQPTARNVPVFRPFMLAHPLEETQLDLADYAAEWKWDGIRVQLVHVAGDTRLYSRAGDDITHSFPEVARAFMTPGVLDGELLVKGEAQGGDAGSFNALQQRLGRKVVSARTLADYPAFVRLYDILFDGEEDLRALPWSERRARLETFVPALDPERFDISAVIDAADFAALEEIRAGARDAAIEGVMLKRRDSPYVAGRRTGLWYKWKRDPLIADCVLMYAQRGSGKRSSFYSDYTFGAWNEAGELLPVGKAYFGFTDEELKWLDRYVRNHTVNRFGPVRETDKTLVLEVAFDSIHESKRHKSGLAMRFPRISRIRNDKPASEADTIEALRKLAT; this comes from the coding sequence ATGCGCGCCTTTGCCGACCTGCTCGACAGCCTGATCTACACCCGCTCGCGCAACGCCAAGCTGCGGCTGATCGGCGATTATCTCCGCGCGACTCCCGATCCCGATCGCGGCTGGGCGATGGCGGCGCTCACCGGCACGCTCGACTTGCCGGCGGTGAAGCCCGCCTTGCTCCGCGCGATGATCGAGGCGCGGGTCGATCCCGTGCTCTACGCGATGAGCCGCGACTTCGTCGGCGATTCGGCCGAGACGATCGCGTTGCTCTGGCCCGAGCCCGCGGTGCCGCCGGAGGATGCCGCGCCGCTCACCGTATCCGACGTCGTCGCCACGCTGGGCAGCATCTCCAAATCCGATGCCCAGGCCGCGCTCGCCGCGATGCTCGACCGGCTCGAGGCGGACGAGCGTTTCGCCCTTTTGAAGCTCGCCACCGGCGCGCTGCGCGTCGGCATCTCCGCGCGCCTCGCCAAGACCGCGCTCGCCCAGGCCTTTGGGCTCGATGTCGATGCCGTCGAGGAAGTCTGGCACGGCCTCACTCCGCCCTATGCGCCGCTGTTCGACTGGGCAGAGGGCCGCGGCGCGCAGCCGACCGCGCGCAACGTCCCCGTCTTCCGCCCCTTCATGCTCGCCCATCCGCTCGAGGAGACACAGCTCGACCTCGCCGATTATGCCGCCGAGTGGAAATGGGACGGCATCCGCGTCCAGCTCGTCCATGTCGCAGGCGACACCCGGCTCTACAGCCGCGCCGGCGACGACATCACGCACAGCTTCCCCGAAGTCGCGCGCGCCTTCATGACGCCGGGCGTGCTCGACGGCGAATTGCTGGTGAAGGGCGAGGCGCAGGGCGGGGACGCGGGCAGCTTCAACGCGCTCCAGCAGCGGCTGGGCCGCAAGGTCGTGAGCGCCCGAACGCTGGCCGACTATCCCGCCTTTGTCCGCCTCTACGATATCCTGTTCGACGGCGAGGAGGATCTGCGCGCGCTGCCTTGGTCCGAGCGCCGTGCCCGGCTCGAGACCTTTGTCCCCGCGCTCGATCCCGAGCGCTTCGACATCTCCGCGGTGATCGACGCCGCCGATTTCGCCGCGCTGGAGGAGATCCGCGCCGGCGCCCGCGACGCCGCGATCGAGGGAGTGATGCTCAAGCGCCGCGATTCGCCCTATGTCGCGGGGCGCCGCACCGGCCTGTGGTACAAATGGAAGCGCGATCCGCTCATTGCGGACTGCGTGCTGATGTATGCCCAGCGCGGCAGCGGCAAGCGCTCCAGCTTCTATTCGGACTATACTTTCGGCGCCTGGAACGAAGCGGGCGAGTTGCTGCCAGTGGGGAAGGCCTATTTCGGCTTCACCGACGAAGAGCTGAAATGGCTCGATCGCTATGTGCGCAACCACACGGTCAATCGCTTCGGCCCGGTGCGCGAGACCGACAAGACGCTGGTCCTCGAAGTCGCCTTCGATTCGATCCACGAATCGAAGCGCCACAAATCGGGCCTGGCGATGCGCTTCCCGCGGATCAGCCGCATCCGCAACGACAAGCCGGCCAGCGAGGCCGATACGATCGAGGCGTTGCGCAAGCTCGCCACCTGA
- a CDS encoding DMT family transporter encodes MSPALLAPAMMIASGSIHAVVNAILKGGKDRMAGRAVIDGSSALILLPAILLVPLPAGAWGWIAGTALVHCLYLYALVRTFDLSDYSAAYPILRGTAPLVTAALSIGVLGEPASARQLTGIALIGAAMFVMVAGRHIGRAGLGWALLTGLSIAGYTVIDAHGVRAAPTPASYIVWMFVLMGMSTVTMFALLSKGAIFAAAARQWRPGAAAGALSILTYGLALSALAIGPTAPLAALRETGMVTALVIATLFLGEKVTRGRMAGVAGILAGAVLILAS; translated from the coding sequence GTGAGCCCCGCCCTGCTCGCCCCGGCGATGATGATCGCCTCGGGCTCGATCCATGCGGTGGTCAACGCGATCCTCAAGGGCGGCAAGGACCGGATGGCCGGCCGCGCGGTCATCGACGGCTCGAGCGCGCTGATCCTGCTTCCGGCCATCTTGCTGGTGCCGCTGCCCGCCGGGGCCTGGGGCTGGATCGCCGGCACCGCACTGGTCCATTGCCTCTATCTCTACGCGCTCGTCCGCACCTTCGACCTGAGCGACTATTCGGCCGCCTATCCGATCCTGCGCGGCACCGCGCCGCTGGTCACCGCGGCGCTCTCGATCGGCGTTTTGGGCGAGCCGGCTTCCGCGCGCCAGCTGACCGGCATCGCGCTGATCGGCGCGGCGATGTTCGTCATGGTCGCCGGGCGCCATATCGGCCGCGCCGGGCTCGGCTGGGCGCTGCTCACCGGGCTGAGCATTGCCGGCTATACCGTGATCGACGCCCACGGCGTCCGCGCCGCGCCGACACCGGCGAGCTATATCGTCTGGATGTTCGTGCTGATGGGGATGAGCACGGTGACGATGTTCGCGCTGCTCTCGAAGGGCGCGATCTTCGCCGCAGCAGCCCGGCAATGGCGCCCGGGCGCGGCGGCGGGCGCGCTGTCGATCCTGACCTATGGGCTGGCGCTGTCCGCGCTGGCGATCGGCCCCACCGCGCCGCTGGCGGCGCTGCGCGAGACCGGCATGGTCACCGCGCTGGTCATCGCCACGCTCTTCCTCGGCGAGAAGGTCACGCGCGGCCGGATGGCCGGCGTCGCCGGGATCCTTGCCGGCGCGGTGCTGATCCTGGCGTCCTAG
- a CDS encoding cold-shock protein produces MSFDKGRRGDRGGRGRDKRDGFGGDDFGGGSSYGGGGGFGDRGGFGGGDRFGGGGGGGGYGGGGGGGYRGGGGGGFGGGGGGGGGGFGGGNRMPPQVIGEGTGVVKFFNGQKGFGFVVRDDGGEDVFVHISAVEQAGLTGLAEGQPLGFTLVDRGGRISATELKIDGEPMPVEERAPREDRGDRGGDRGGFGGGDRGGPQRQLTGEKATGTVKFFNAMKGFGFIQRDDGQPDAFVHISAVERAGMPTLNEGDRLEFELEVDRRGKYAAVNLTPGS; encoded by the coding sequence ATGAGTTTCGATAAAGGGCGCCGTGGGGATCGCGGCGGACGTGGCCGTGACAAGCGCGATGGCTTTGGCGGCGATGATTTTGGCGGCGGCAGCAGCTATGGCGGCGGCGGTGGCTTCGGCGATCGCGGCGGCTTCGGCGGCGGTGACCGCTTCGGCGGCGGCGGCGGCGGTGGCGGCTACGGCGGCGGCGGCGGCGGTGGTTACCGCGGCGGCGGCGGTGGTGGCTTCGGCGGCGGCGGTGGCGGTGGTGGCGGCGGCTTCGGCGGCGGCAACCGGATGCCCCCCCAGGTCATCGGCGAAGGCACCGGCGTCGTAAAGTTCTTCAACGGCCAGAAGGGCTTCGGCTTCGTCGTTCGTGACGATGGCGGCGAAGACGTCTTCGTGCACATCTCGGCAGTCGAGCAGGCCGGCCTCACCGGCCTGGCCGAAGGCCAGCCGCTGGGCTTCACGCTCGTCGATCGCGGCGGCCGCATCTCGGCCACCGAGCTGAAGATCGACGGCGAGCCGATGCCGGTCGAAGAGCGCGCTCCGCGCGAGGATCGCGGCGATCGCGGTGGTGATCGTGGCGGCTTCGGCGGCGGCGATCGCGGCGGCCCGCAGCGCCAGCTCACGGGCGAGAAGGCGACCGGCACGGTCAAGTTCTTCAACGCCATGAAGGGCTTCGGCTTCATCCAGCGCGACGACGGCCAGCCGGATGCGTTCGTGCACATCTCGGCCGTGGAGCGTGCAGGCATGCCGACGCTCAACGAGGGCGACCGTCTCGAGTTCGAGCTCGAGGTCGATCGTCGCGGCAAGTACGCGGCAGTGAACCTCACGCCGGGTAGCTGA
- a CDS encoding TerC family protein, which translates to MDAIPELLASPAAWAALVTLIVMEVVLGIDNLIFISILSNKLPEEMRQRARRVGISLALVMRLALLTGISWIISLKNTVFSLGLYGPLDSHGERAFETDFSWKDLILLAGGLFLMWKATTEIHHSIDDDAHDESDQLLDKTKKTVSLGFTAAIVQILLLDIVFSVDSILTAVGMTEHVQIMYVAVVVAVGVMLLAADPLANFINRNPSVVMLALGFLLMIGMVLIGEAFGAHIPKGYIYTAMGFSAAVEGLNIWSRNARARKAAGKRPPSDH; encoded by the coding sequence ATGGATGCGATCCCCGAATTGCTCGCCAGCCCGGCCGCCTGGGCCGCGCTCGTCACGCTGATCGTGATGGAGGTGGTGCTCGGAATCGACAATCTGATCTTCATCTCGATTCTCTCGAACAAGCTGCCCGAGGAGATGCGCCAGCGCGCCCGCCGAGTCGGCATCAGCCTCGCGCTGGTCATGCGCCTCGCGCTGCTCACCGGGATCAGCTGGATCATCAGCCTGAAGAACACCGTGTTCTCGCTCGGCCTCTACGGCCCGCTCGATTCGCACGGCGAACGCGCCTTCGAGACCGATTTCTCGTGGAAGGACCTGATCCTGCTCGCCGGCGGCCTGTTCCTGATGTGGAAGGCGACCACCGAGATCCACCATTCGATCGACGACGACGCGCATGACGAGTCGGACCAGTTGCTCGACAAGACGAAGAAGACCGTCTCGCTCGGCTTCACCGCCGCGATCGTCCAGATCCTGCTGCTCGACATCGTCTTCTCGGTCGATTCGATCCTGACCGCGGTCGGCATGACCGAGCATGTGCAGATCATGTACGTCGCGGTGGTCGTCGCGGTCGGCGTGATGCTGCTCGCCGCCGATCCGCTCGCCAACTTCATCAATCGCAATCCCAGCGTGGTGATGCTCGCGCTCGGCTTCCTGCTGATGATCGGCATGGTGCTGATCGGCGAGGCATTCGGCGCGCATATCCCCAAGGGCTATATCTACACCGCGATGGGCTTTTCGGCCGCGGTCGAGGGGCTCAACATCTGGTCGCGCAACGCCCGCGCCCGCAAGGCGGCGGGCAAGCGGCCGCCTTCGGACCATTGA
- a CDS encoding ribonuclease D, with product MTVHFHEEDIPEGLFAPGASIAVDTETMGLITPRDRLCVVQLSDGSGDEHLVRFGPRSNYDAPNLRMLLADPERLKLYHFARFDLAAIRFYLGVTAGPVYCTKIASRLVRTYTDRHGLKDLVRELVGVEISKQQQSSDWGGPELSEPQREYAASDVRYLHAMKIELDKRLEREGRTDLAQACFDFLPARAELDLAGWPETDIFAHI from the coding sequence ATGACTGTGCATTTCCACGAAGAAGACATCCCCGAGGGCCTGTTCGCGCCGGGCGCCTCGATCGCCGTCGACACCGAGACGATGGGGCTGATCACGCCGCGCGACCGGCTGTGCGTCGTCCAGCTGTCCGATGGCTCGGGCGACGAGCATCTCGTCCGCTTCGGCCCGCGCTCGAACTACGACGCGCCCAACCTGCGCATGCTGCTCGCCGATCCCGAGCGGCTGAAGCTCTATCACTTCGCCCGCTTCGACCTGGCGGCGATCCGCTTCTATCTCGGCGTCACCGCCGGCCCGGTCTATTGCACCAAGATCGCCTCGCGCCTGGTGCGCACCTATACCGACCGCCACGGCCTCAAGGACCTGGTCCGCGAGCTGGTCGGCGTCGAGATCTCGAAGCAGCAGCAGAGCTCGGATTGGGGCGGCCCCGAACTTTCCGAGCCCCAGCGTGAATACGCAGCGTCCGACGTGCGTTACCTCCACGCAATGAAGATCGAACTCGACAAGCGCCTCGAGCGCGAAGGCCGCACCGACCTCGCCCAGGCGTGCTTCGATTTCCTGCCGGCGCGCGCCGAGCTCGATCTCGCCGGCTGGCCCGAAACCGACATCTTCGCGCACATCTGA
- the lptC gene encoding LPS export ABC transporter periplasmic protein LptC, translating to MSEVAARLRSQKRGWAHPGSAHDRVVRISLFLLPIGIGVLSAFLILAPLLTKGDVSFVLDKNKVAMATERLRLESAVYRGEDSKGQPFRLNAGSAIQKSSAEPIVQLNQLAAEITLPEGPATLKADKGHYDMNKEQVSSDGPVKFQTADGYVLDTQNATVDLKTRKMESGGAVTGKTPTGVFSANKLTADLENRTISLDGNARLRITPKRANRR from the coding sequence ATGTCGGAGGTCGCCGCACGCCTTCGGTCACAGAAGCGCGGCTGGGCGCACCCCGGCAGCGCGCATGATCGAGTCGTACGGATCTCACTGTTCCTGCTGCCGATCGGCATCGGCGTGCTCTCCGCCTTCCTGATCCTCGCGCCGCTGCTCACCAAGGGCGATGTCAGCTTCGTGCTCGACAAGAACAAGGTGGCGATGGCGACCGAGCGGCTCCGCCTCGAATCGGCGGTGTATCGCGGCGAGGATTCGAAGGGGCAGCCCTTCCGCCTCAACGCCGGCTCGGCGATCCAGAAGAGCTCGGCCGAGCCGATCGTCCAGCTTAACCAGCTCGCCGCGGAGATCACCCTGCCCGAGGGTCCGGCGACGCTGAAGGCGGACAAGGGCCATTACGACATGAACAAGGAACAGGTGTCGAGCGACGGCCCGGTCAAGTTCCAGACCGCCGACGGCTATGTCCTCGACACCCAGAACGCCACCGTCGACCTCAAGACCCGCAAGATGGAAAGCGGTGGCGCAGTCACCGGCAAGACGCCGACCGGCGTGTTCAGCGCCAACAAGCTGACCGCCGACTTGGAAAACCGCACCATCTCCCTAGATGGCAATGCACGCTTGCGGATTACCCCCAAGCGCGCGAATAGGCGCTAA